ATTTTTATGATCACACACGGAAGACTGCAGGAATGTAAAGGATGTGATCGTATTTTAAGAATGGATGAAGGGAGGATCGTGGAAGAATGATCGAGATGTTACAATACGGATTTATGCAGCGTGCATTTATTACAGGAATCTTACTGGCCGTGATCGCACCATTGATCGGAATCACGATCGTCTTAAAGAGAATGTCCATGATCGGAGATGCACTCTCTCATGCATCCCTGGCAGGTGTTGCTCTGGGCTTGTTATTAGGAATCAATCCAATCTTAGGAGCAATGGGGATCTGTCTGTTTGCAGCCCTGGGAGTTGAAGCGATCCGAAGAAAGATCCCAAGATATTCTGAGATGGCGATATCGATCATCATGTCAACAGGGATCGGACTTGCTGGTATTCTATCCGGATTCGTAAAAAACGGAACGAACTTTAACAGTTTCTTATTTGGAAGTATCATATCCATCAGCAAAGACGAACTGAAGATCGTATGTGTGATCAGTGTGTTAGTATTGCTCTGTGTATTGCTTCTATATAAAGAACTATTCTATATCGGATTTGATGAAAATGCAGCAAGGATCAGCGGTGTACCTGTCAAGACGATCAATTTTATCTTTACTTTATTGACCGCATTGACAGTATCGATCGCATCAAGAACGGTTGGAACACTGATCGTCTCATCCATGCTTGTGATCCCGATCGCATGCGGAATGCAGGTAGGACGAAGCTACAAAGCAGTCATGATCATCGGTGTGATCACAGCATTGGTCACAACAGTGATCGGATTAACACTGTCTTATTATGTAGGTCTTAAGCCAGGAGGAACGATCGTATTGCTCGAGGTGGTATGTTTCCTGATCCTTGCACTGATAAGCAGGTATACGAAGTAAATTTTTTGACATTTATCAGAAAATTTTATATAATAAAAAGAAGGCATGCATAACAGAATAAAACTGCATGCCTTCTTTTTTGGAAAAAACAATGAAAGGAAAGGCAAGTCAATGATTGTTCAGCTAATAGAAAATATATATCAGTTTTTATGGGGAGAATGGATTCATGTTCCGTTACCAGGAGGTGGAAGCCTGGGACTTTCGCTGCTCATTATATTGCTGCTTCCAGCAGGTATCGTTTTTACGATCAAAACAAGATTTTTACCAATCCGTCTGTTCCCGGATATGGTCAAAGCACTAACAGCAAACAATAAGAATGGAAAAGATGAAAAAAGCAGTCTTTCTTCTTTACAGACCTTGATCGTATCAACAGCAACACGTGTCGGAATGGGGAATCTGACAGGAGTTGTCGCAGCAATATCCGCAGGTGGAGCAGGGGCCGTATTCTGGATGTGGATCACAGCATTGCTTGGATCATCGACAGCCTTTATCGAAGCAACTCTTGCACAGTTACATAAAGAAAAAGACCCCCTGTATGGTGGATATCGAGGAGGACCAGCCTATTATATTCACCACTTTATGGAAGAGAGACAAGGAAAGAAGAAAAAACACACACTGATCGCTGTCTTATTTGCAATTTCAGGATTGATCTGCTGGTGTGGGATCAGTCAGGTGGTAAGTAATTCCGTGGCAGAATCATTCCACAATGCCTTCCATATTCCAACACTTTATACAACGATCGTACTTGTTATTGTGGCAGCAGTGATCGTACTAAGGAAGAATGCAACGGTCAAAGTATTAGATATCGTGGTACCGATCATGGCAGTCATTTACTTCGGGATTACGATTTTTGTGATCCTCACGAATCTGCCAAGCATTCCGGGAGTTTTTGCAAGAATCTTCAAAGAAGCCTTTGGAATCCGTCAGGTCGCAGCCGGAGGATTTGGAGCAGTTCTTATGAACGGAGTGAAACGAGGATTATTCTCCAACGAAGCAGGATCAGGATCCGCACCATGTGCAGCCGCAGCAGCAGACTGTGAACGCCCAGCACAGATGGGACTGGTACAGGCATTAGGAGTCTTCATCGACACGATCGTGATCTGCAGCTGTACGGCAATGTTAATGTTATTAGCACCACAGAATCTGACCGATGGATTAACTGGTATGAACCTGTTACAGACAGCAATGAACTACCATTTAGGAGGATTCGGAGTTGTATTTATCGCAGTGATCCTCTGGATGTTCAGCTTCTCGACATTCCTTGGAATCTTATTCTATGCAAGATCCAACGTCGCCTACCTGTTCGGTGACAAATGGGGATGGCAGACAGCCTATAAAGTATTAGCACTTGTGATGTTATTTATCGGAGGAATCCAGACCTATACATTCGTATGGGATTTAGGAGATGTCGGAATTGGGTTAATGACGATCTTTAATATCTTTATCCTGTATGCAATGTCAGGACAGGCGATCAAAGAGTTAAAGAACTATGAAGAAACAAAGAAGAAATCGATCGAAGAAAGAGCATATGCATTGCAGGAAGATGAATAGGAAGTAAATAAGTGAAATAAAACCGAACAATTCACGTAAATATGATTTCAATTTACGTAAATTGTTCGGTTTTTTGTGTGCTAAATATTAAAAATAGCAAAGAAAAATGTCTGTTAGATCTATTATGAAACAAATAGGTATAACAGACATTTTAATTACATCATCAAATTATAAAAACAGCTTCTTACGTGTCCTAAAATAAGCCACCAGAACCATCGTTCCAGTCAATACCCAAGAAATCGGATAGATCGCCATCAAAAGTTTATAATCATGGAACCAGTTACAGACCGTTGCAAGCCAGATCAAACGTAATACACAAGATCCAAACACTGTCAGGATCGCAGGAGTCATGGAACGTCCAAATCCACGCAGACATCCACCACTGATCTCATAAGAACTTGTCAGACATTCGAATGTCAGAACGATCAAAAAACGAAGCTGGGCATAATGATAGACAGATGGATCACTTGTAAATAATCCAATAAAGAACGTACGGAATACAACAAAGATCGTACTAAGGATTCCGCAAGAGATCACACTGCACAACATTCCAAGACGAAAAATCTTCTTACAACGCCCCTCATCCTTCGCACCATAATTCTGTCCGGTAAATGTAACCACCGTCTGAGCAAAGGCATTGACAAGATAATAAGCAAAATACTCATAATTTAATTCCACCGCAGAACCCGCGATCCCGCCAGCTCCAAAACTGTTGATCCCAGATTGGATACAGACATTGGCAAGAGAGAAAACCATTCCCTGAAGTCCCGCAGGAACCCCGATCTTCAGGATCTTAGAAACGGCATTCCGATCGATCGTCAAAGACTTAAAAGACAACCGGATAGGAAGCTCTTCATGTGTCAGAAAATAAAGGATCTGAACAGCACTTGTTGCATTCGCACCAACCGTCGCAAGTCCGGCACCCGCAACACCCATATGAAATACAACGACAAATAGAAGATTCAAGATCACATTCACAACACCAGACACGATCAAAGCATACATCGGACGACGTGTATCTCCGATACTGCGAAGAATGGAAGCACCGAAGTCATATAACATAAAAAATGGCATTCCAAGAAAATAAATCCGCAGATATAACGTTGCAAGATGAATGATATCCTTCGGTGCACCCATCAGCAAAAGGATCGGATGAGCCACAAACTGTCCAAGAATCAGCAAAAACACACCACTAAGCAGTGCAAGAGACACAGCGGTATGTACCACACGAGGAATCCGCTTCGTATCATTCTGTCCGATATAATTGGCGATCACAACATTAGAACCAAGAGAAATTCCAGAAAACAATGTAACCATCAAAGCGATTACAGAACTATTACTACCAACTGCCGCCAAAGCCTCACTGCTCGCAAACCGTCCGACAACGGCAGTACCAACCGAATTAAAAAGCTGCTGTAAGATACTACAGGCAGCAAGCGGCATAGCAAACATTAACATCTTATCGAATAAACTTCCATGAAGCATATCCATCTTCACGGACTGTTTCGAAGAATTCTTCATATACAATACCCTCTTTCAAAAAACTATACAGATTTTAATACTTTTTGGGAAGATTATCAAGATGATTCCAGGAAAAACAACGAAGAAAGATGTATCAAATTCGAAACATTTCTTGTATAAAAAAAGCAGAATGATATACTAGGATGAGATATCAAGAAAACATACAAAAGAAAGAAGGAAAACACCATGCAAATCAGTATTCTGCTGCTAAAACAGATCGTACAACTATTCCTGATGATCCTCATGGGTTAAATTACAAGTAAAATATTAACAAAACGCTAGAAAGTTGATTAAAATATAAATAATATGATAATATGAAGAAAGAAGTATGAATAAAATTAGAAATTGTAAGGTAATTTAATTGTGGAAAGTAAGGTATTATCATGAATATGAAATATATAGACGATCAAAAAGATTTAGAAGATTATAATACAGTTGATATAAATATTGAAGCAGAGGAAAAAGAACAAGATGAAAATACTGATAATTATCCTAATTTAAGTATAAAAATAGAACAAGCACAGTATTCTATTTTTGAATTGAAAAGAAAGTATGATAAGGATAGGATTTGTATAGATCCAGATTTTCAGCGAAATTTAGTATGGACCAATAAACAAAAATCAGAATTGATTGAATCAGTGATTATGCAAATACCATTGCCATTAATTTATTTGGCAGAGAATGAAGACGGAAAACTTGTGGTGGTAGATGGAAGACAGCGGTTAACAACATTTTTTCAGTTTTTGGATAATGAATTTCGTTTAAAAGATTTAAAAATATTACCACAAATTAATGGAATGAATTTTAATGAGCTAGAAGAAAGTCATTTATATTCAAGATATGTTACAATAATTGAGGATACACAGTTAGTAGTACAGATTATTAAATATCCTACAAAAGATAGAGTAAGGTTTGATATATTTGATAGAGTAAATCGTGGTGGAACACCATTGAATAAACAGGAAATGCGTAATGCGTTGTATCAAGGAAATGCAACGAAATTGTTGGATGAATTATCAAAGATGAAGAGTTTTAAAGATGCTACAGGAGGAGCAATTTCCCCAAAACATATGAAAGATAAATATGTTATTTTGAGAGCATTGTGTTTCTATTTGTTATGGCGTGGAAATATTTTGGATAAAAATAAGAAAAGAATGGAATATCGAAGTGATATGGAAGAATTACTTGGGGCAGGGATGAACTTGTTTAATAAAATGGATCTTAATTCTATATTTTTATTGAAGCAATTATTTGACAGGACAATGACAAGAGCGTATCAATGTTTAGGAAAAGATGGATTTCGTATTCCGTCAAATGGAAAAATAAGAAGACCGATTAGTATGACTTTGTTCGAAACATTATTTTATTATTTTACATGTTTTGATAAGACATCAGTAAGTAATTTAGAAATGAAAAAAGGAGTGGTAGAGTTATTACAAGATGAAGAGTATTTAAGGAGTTTGCAACATTCAGTTGATAGTTCAGTTAATGTGAAAAAAAGATTTGGAAAAGTGAAGGAGAAATATAAGGAGATTATAAATAGATGGTAAAGGAACTGAGAATAGCAGGATTTAAGTGTTTTAAAGATATAAAATTGGAACTAAATAATCTGACATTATTTACAGGAGTGAATTCTGCGGGAAAATCATCGGCGATTCAGGCAATATTATTATTACTGCAACAAAGACAAAGTGAAAATGGATTATTAAATGGAAAATATATTAAATTAGGTAGATTTCAAGAAGTCAGAAATACAATCATAAATGCCAGAAAAAATAGATATAGGAATGACAGTAAAAAATGCAGATGATGAATTTGAGTGTAGTATAGCAATTAATTCAGAAGAGAAGATCACAAAAAACAATTTTGAAAAAATAAAAGGACTTGATTTTGTATATCTTTGTGCTGAGAGAATTGGTGTTGAGGATGTGTATAAACAAAATTTAGAAAAAGAATATAGAATTGGAATTCACGGAGAATATGCTTTTGATTACTTGAGTAAAGAACGTATGAATTCTATTGCAGAGCAGGATTTCCGAAATATGGAAGAAGAAACAGGGAGCAATTTTGGAAATCAAGTAGACTATTGGTTGAATTATATTATGGGATATTCAATTACAGCAGAAAGAATTCCAGGGACTGAAATAGTAAAAGTATCTTACAGAAAAAATGCAGATGGAAGTATGGATGTTAAGCCACAGCATGTGGGAACTGGAATTAGTTATATTTCGAATGTGATTATAGCAGCATTATCTTGTAAAAAAGGTAGTTTATTTGTAGTTGAGAATCCAGAAATTCATTTACATCCAAGTGCTCAATCGCGTTTACTTGATTTTTTTAGTTTTCTTGCTTCAAAAGGTTTGCAAGTTATTATAGAAACACATAGTGACCATATTTTTAATGGATTAAGAAAGAATATAAATTCTAAACGAATTCAGGCAGAAGATACAAGTGTATATTTCTTTAAACAAAATAAAGAGTTATTAAGTACACCTGTAAAAATTCTAATTGATGAAAATGGAGTGATAAAAAATCAAGAAAAAGGATTGTTTGACCAATTTGATGAAGATTTAGATGAATTACTGGGGTTGTGATAAGATGGAAAAAGTATACTTAAATGAATTATCTTTAGAGGGTCAATTCCGAGATATTGATCAGTTTTTAGATGATTCAATGCCTGTGATAAAATGTTTAAAATATATGAATGAACAGGGAATAGGAGTAAGTAAACAATCAAATTTTTATGATCAAAGAATAACAAAAGATAAAAAATTTAATGATCTAAGAGGGGTGAAAAATGATAAGGCGAGAAGATTAAAAAGATTGTTATTAAGTATGGCAGATAATCCCCCATTTTGGGATCAAGAAGAGTTTTTTAAACAAGATATTTCATCAAAATATTTTTTAGGGACAATAGATGTTACAGCAACATCTATTGCAGAAGCATCAGAAGATGAAAAAGTAATATTGTCATTTTTACATAAGGATTATGAAAATAAAGAATTAGAAATAATTAAAAATAAAGAAGAATGTTTAAGTGTAATATCAGTGTATTCGTATGATTATTTGGAAGAGTATTTATGGAAGAACAAAGAAACGGATATATACGATTACTTGAAAGCCAGATACATTGATAGAAGATTGGATTTTTCAAAGTTTGAAAAAGAATATGGATTTTTAGACTTTTCACAATCTGAAATAGAAGATTGTATTGAAGCGTTTGATAGATTTGAAGAAGCAGAAGGATGGGACGAAATTGTTAGAGATAGAACTTTAAATTTCAAACGATATTCGCCAGCTTCTAATAAAGATGATTGGTTTCGAAAATCTGAATTTAAAGATAAGAAAATTTATAAATTTCGCTGTAAAAATACTAAAAGATGTTTTGGATATAGAGAAGGCGAAAAATTTTATGTTTTACGAATGGAGAGGGATCATAAGATTAGTGATAATGGATAAGGGAGGGGCTTGAATTGCCGCTCTCTTCTTTAAATAAAAGGTAATAATAAACAAAAGAAAGAAGGAACACAACCCATGCAAATGAGCATATTACTACTAAAACAGATTGCCCAGCTATTCTTAATGATCCTAATGGGCTACATCATCGTCAAAACAAAGTTACTAAAAGGAGAAGACAGCAAAGTCCTCTCAAAGATCATCCTATACCTGATCATCCCAGCAGTCATCATCAACGCATTTCAGGTAGACTACAGCCCAAACGTAACCAAAGGACTGATCACAGCCTGCATAGCATCCATTATCCTGCAGTTTTTACTACTCTTCGTAACCTACATCATGAAAAAAATGTTCCACCTAGACTCTGTAGAATTCACATCCGCCTACTACTCAAACTCCGGAAACCTGATCGTACCATTAGTTACCTATATATTAGGAGGAAAATGGGTCGTATACGGCTGTGTATTCATGAGTATCCAGCTATTCTTCATCTGGAGCCAGGGCAAAAACATGATCAGCAGGGAAAAAGGGATCAACCTAAAGAAGATCCTGTTAAACATCAATATGATCTCCGTATTTCTAGGAGTCATCCTATTCTTCACAAAAATAAGATTCCCAGAGATCATCAACAATACGCTCTCATCTGTAGGAGGCATGATCGGCCCACTAAGCATGATCGTCACAGGAATGCTGATCGCAGAAGTAAACCTAAAAGATATCTTTACAAACAAGAGAGTCTATCTGGTAACAGTACTAAGACTAATCATTCAACCATTGATTGCATTAGCAGTCATTAATCTCTTAGGAATGAGAGGATGGCATCCACAAGGAGATAAGATAATTCTCATCACATACCTCGCAGCGATCACACCATGCGCATCGACTGTTACACAGATGTGTCAGGTGTATGGGAATGATTCGAAATATGCAAGTGCGATTAATGTTATGACGACACTATTGTCGATCATTACAATGCCGGTGTTTGTTTATTTGTATCAGATGTAAAAAATAATATGAATAAATGTGAAAAAAACACATAGAATACATGTAAAATATGCGAATAAACATTGTCAAATATTGACGTAAGTGAGGAAATCACGTAAACTATGAATATAGGAGGTGCTAAAATGTTAATTAGATTTAATGTAAAGAATTTTCTTTCGTTTTTTGAAAATGAATCAGGGCAATCAGAAGAATTTTCTATGATAGCTGGAAAAGTTAGAAGTAAGAGAGAGCACATATACGATAATGATAAAATTAAATTGTTAAAATTTGCAGCTGTTTATGGAGCGAATGCATCTGGAAAATCCAATTTAGTAAAAGCATTGAATTTTATGAAAAAAACAATTGTAGATGGACTTCCTAAAGGGCACACTGATATGTATTGTAAAACTGACAGAGCAAATAAGGAAAAGAAAAGCTATTTTGAATTAGAAATTATGCTAGATGATAAATATTATGCATATGGATTTGAAGTGATTTTAAGTCAAAGCAAGTTTGTTTCAGAATGGCTTGTTGAACTTAAAAGTGATGGCAGTGAAAAAAATATTTTTACTAGAGATATTGAAAATGGTGAAACCGAGTTTAGCAGTGAATTAAAACGAGATAAAAAGTCATATGAAAAATTAAAAAATTATGCCGAAGATATTCAAGAGGATTCAGAAGTATTATTATTATCAATAATGAATAAAAATAAGAAAACTCTATATGAAAAATATAATAATCTTAAAGTATTTCGAAATGTATATATGTGGATAGAACGAAAATTAGATATTAATTATCCAGATCGACCAATTTCGGACTATTCATATATGGCAAAAACGGAAAAAATAGATGAAGTTTGTAAAATTATTAAAGCATTTGGAACAGGTATCACAGGATTTCAGATGGTAGATGTAGATCCAGAAGAAATATTTAGAATGATTCCAAATAGAATTAAAGAAGAAATATTAAAGGATGTAGAGAATAAAAAAGTAACAGTAAATCGTATGAAATTAAAAGAAATTGGAATTGTGATGAGATCCAATAAAGACTTTTTTATTTTAAATATTGCTAGTAACGGAAAAGTTGAAGGAAAGACAATTAAATTCTTGCATGGGGAAGAGAATATTTTGTTTAATTTATCAGAAGAATCAGATGGTACGGTTAGAATATTAGATTTAATAGAAGTATTACTTTCGGGAGCAAATAAAACATATGTGATTGATGAACTGGATAGATGTTTACATCCAAGTTTAACTTGTAAATTTGTAGAAACATATTTACAATTGGCAGCAGAAAGGAATATTCAGTTAATTGTGACAACACATGAATCAAGATTGTTAGATTTTGATATTCTTCGAAGAGACGAAGTGTGGTTTGTTAATAAAAGAATTACAGGAGAAAGTGATATTTATTCTTTGGAAGAATATAATACAAGATTTGACCAGAAGATAGATAAGGCCTATTTAGATGGACGGTATGGGGGAGTTCCAAAATTCAGTACTGTATTTCCTGTGAAAGTGGATGAGTAATGGATGAGAGAAAGAAAAGGTTCTGGTTTTGGTAGACGTTCAGTTGCATCAGAATCAAAGCAAGCTATAAAAAAGTATTTTTTACTATATGAAGGCTCAGATACTGAAGTATTATATTTTGATGCAATAGAAGATATGCGAAAAGAAATAGAGCTTAATTCATTAATAGAACTAGTGCCTATTATTAGATGTTTTAGTGAAGAAGGATGGAGTAATCCTCGAAAAATATTGGATAGAGTTATTCAAGATTTAAAGGAAAGAGATACAGGAACTATATCTTTCAAAACCCTGTTTGATAAAATTATTGACTATTTTCATGAAAAACAGATTATAATTAATAGTAAAGTGTTGAAAAGGGCTATCTGGAAAACAATGAAACAAATATGTGAAGAAGAATTTGAAAAAACATTAGAAGATATTATTGATGATCCTGAATTTGTTTGTAATAAAGTTTTGACAGAATTAGGACAAAAATATAAGATTGACAACATTATTCAATATATTCCAGAAATCATCAAGTTTGAAGACTTAACATATGAAGAAAATTATGATGAAATTTGCTTAATTGTAGACAGAGATAAAGAAAGTTTTATAGAATCACAGTATGAATATGTAAAACAAAAATGTGAAGAACAAGGATTTCGTTTCTGTGTAACCAATCCATGTTTTGAATTTTGGCTACTGATGCATTCAGAAAAAGTTTTCGACTTAGATCAAGAAAAACTATCAGAAAATCCAAAGGTAACATCTAAAAAAAGATATGCAGAATATGAATTACATAAAATTTATCCTAGCTATAAGAAAAGCAATTACAAAGCGGAAGAATTTGTAGGGAATATTGATACAGCAATCAAAAATGAAAAAGAATTCTGCGAAGATATAGAAGGATTAAAACATTCTATTGGGAGTAATATAGGGCTTTTGATAGAGGATATGAGGAAATAGTAGTATTTTAGATAAATGTATAACTTGAGCGTTTCTTGTATTTTATAACCAACAGTTTCCTTTCCAATACCTTTCGCTATATATCACATATCTTAAAAATAGTTATTGCCGCAAAACGATTAGCATTTTATCAGTATTTTTGACGGGTTCGCAGCTGGCATGGGCATTGTCTGAACGATGGTGCGGCCATTTTTGGTCGCACCAAGAGAGTTATGCAGGAATGCCAGCGAATCAGCGACCTGTCAAAAATGCTGAATAAAATGTGTGTTTTGCGGCAATAACTATTTTTTGAATATGTGATATATATGAAAGACTATGGCAAACAAACTTTACTGTCTATAATACTCCAAAAATTCCCCGAGTTTCCCCATAGCATCTTCCAAAACTTCAATACGAGGCAGATAAACCACTCTGAAATGATCCGGATCCTTCCAGTTAAATCCACTACCATGCACGATCAAAAGCTTCTTCTCACGTAAAAGATCCAAAGCAAACTGCTCATCATTCGTGATATTAAACTTCTTCGTATCAATCTTAGGAAAGATATAAAACGCAGCCTTCGGTTTCACAGCAGAAATACCAGGAATATCACAAAGTGCCTTATAAACATATTCCCTCTGCTCATAAATACGTCCACCAGGAACAATATAATCATTAACACTCTGATGACCACCAAGCGCCGTCTGGACAACCGCCTGCGCAGGCACATTTGAACAAAGTCTCATATTAGAAAGCATATTAAGTCCCTCGATATAATCCTTTGCAACCGCCTTATTACCACTTAAGATCATCCAGCCAATACGGAAACCAGCGATCATATGAGATTTAGACAATCCGGAAAATGTCACACAAAATAGATCAGGAGCAAGAGAAGCAATGGATACATGCTCCTCTCCATCCATCACAAGACGATCATAAATCTCATCAGAGAAGATAATAAGCTGATGTTCTCTCGCAATATCAACGATCTGCTGTAAGACCTCTCTAGGATACAAAGCCCCAGTTGGGTTATTCGGATTGATCAAAACGATCGCTTTCGTTCTATGATTGATCTTCTTCTTAATATCTTCCATATCAGGATACCATTCAGACTGTTCATCACAGATATAATGAACTGCTTTCCCACCAGCAAGCGTTGCACAAGCCGTCCATAAAGGATAATCCGGAGAAGGGATCAAGATCTCATCCCCATCATCTAATAAAGCAGACATTGACAGATTGATCAGCTCACTGACACCATTTCCAGTATAAATGTCGTCGATATCAACATTTGGGATCTTCTTAAGCTGCGCATACTGCATGATCGCCTTTCTTGCAGCAAATAATCCCTGAGAAGCAGAATATCCCTGGCAGTCAGCTAACTGATGTCTCATATCATAGATGACTTCATCCGGGGTTCTG
The sequence above is drawn from the Anaerostipes hadrus ATCC 29173 = JCM 17467 genome and encodes:
- a CDS encoding metal ABC transporter permease; this translates as MIEMLQYGFMQRAFITGILLAVIAPLIGITIVLKRMSMIGDALSHASLAGVALGLLLGINPILGAMGICLFAALGVEAIRRKIPRYSEMAISIIMSTGIGLAGILSGFVKNGTNFNSFLFGSIISISKDELKIVCVISVLVLLCVLLLYKELFYIGFDENAARISGVPVKTINFIFTLLTALTVSIASRTVGTLIVSSMLVIPIACGMQVGRSYKAVMIIGVITALVTTVIGLTLSYYVGLKPGGTIVLLEVVCFLILALISRYTK
- a CDS encoding alanine/glycine:cation symporter family protein, which produces MIVQLIENIYQFLWGEWIHVPLPGGGSLGLSLLIILLLPAGIVFTIKTRFLPIRLFPDMVKALTANNKNGKDEKSSLSSLQTLIVSTATRVGMGNLTGVVAAISAGGAGAVFWMWITALLGSSTAFIEATLAQLHKEKDPLYGGYRGGPAYYIHHFMEERQGKKKKHTLIAVLFAISGLICWCGISQVVSNSVAESFHNAFHIPTLYTTIVLVIVAAVIVLRKNATVKVLDIVVPIMAVIYFGITIFVILTNLPSIPGVFARIFKEAFGIRQVAAGGFGAVLMNGVKRGLFSNEAGSGSAPCAAAAADCERPAQMGLVQALGVFIDTIVICSCTAMLMLLAPQNLTDGLTGMNLLQTAMNYHLGGFGVVFIAVILWMFSFSTFLGILFYARSNVAYLFGDKWGWQTAYKVLALVMLFIGGIQTYTFVWDLGDVGIGLMTIFNIFILYAMSGQAIKELKNYEETKKKSIEERAYALQEDE
- a CDS encoding MATE family efflux transporter, translating into MKNSSKQSVKMDMLHGSLFDKMLMFAMPLAACSILQQLFNSVGTAVVGRFASSEALAAVGSNSSVIALMVTLFSGISLGSNVVIANYIGQNDTKRIPRVVHTAVSLALLSGVFLLILGQFVAHPILLLMGAPKDIIHLATLYLRIYFLGMPFFMLYDFGASILRSIGDTRRPMYALIVSGVVNVILNLLFVVVFHMGVAGAGLATVGANATSAVQILYFLTHEELPIRLSFKSLTIDRNAVSKILKIGVPAGLQGMVFSLANVCIQSGINSFGAGGIAGSAVELNYEYFAYYLVNAFAQTVVTFTGQNYGAKDEGRCKKIFRLGMLCSVISCGILSTIFVVFRTFFIGLFTSDPSVYHYAQLRFLIVLTFECLTSSYEISGGCLRGFGRSMTPAILTVFGSCVLRLIWLATVCNWFHDYKLLMAIYPISWVLTGTMVLVAYFRTRKKLFL
- a CDS encoding DUF262 domain-containing protein; protein product: MNMKYIDDQKDLEDYNTVDINIEAEEKEQDENTDNYPNLSIKIEQAQYSIFELKRKYDKDRICIDPDFQRNLVWTNKQKSELIESVIMQIPLPLIYLAENEDGKLVVVDGRQRLTTFFQFLDNEFRLKDLKILPQINGMNFNELEESHLYSRYVTIIEDTQLVVQIIKYPTKDRVRFDIFDRVNRGGTPLNKQEMRNALYQGNATKLLDELSKMKSFKDATGGAISPKHMKDKYVILRALCFYLLWRGNILDKNKKRMEYRSDMEELLGAGMNLFNKMDLNSIFLLKQLFDRTMTRAYQCLGKDGFRIPSNGKIRRPISMTLFETLFYYFTCFDKTSVSNLEMKKGVVELLQDEEYLRSLQHSVDSSVNVKKRFGKVKEKYKEIINRW
- a CDS encoding AAA family ATPase; translated protein: MVKELRIAGFKCFKDIKLELNNLTLFTGVNSAGKSSAIQAILLLLQQRQSENGLLNGKYIKLGRFQEVRNTIINARKNRYRNDSKKCR
- a CDS encoding AAA family ATPase, which gives rise to MPEKIDIGMTVKNADDEFECSIAINSEEKITKNNFEKIKGLDFVYLCAERIGVEDVYKQNLEKEYRIGIHGEYAFDYLSKERMNSIAEQDFRNMEEETGSNFGNQVDYWLNYIMGYSITAERIPGTEIVKVSYRKNADGSMDVKPQHVGTGISYISNVIIAALSCKKGSLFVVENPEIHLHPSAQSRLLDFFSFLASKGLQVIIETHSDHIFNGLRKNINSKRIQAEDTSVYFFKQNKELLSTPVKILIDENGVIKNQEKGLFDQFDEDLDELLGL
- a CDS encoding AEC family transporter, with translation MQMSILLLKQIAQLFLMILMGYIIVKTKLLKGEDSKVLSKIILYLIIPAVIINAFQVDYSPNVTKGLITACIASIILQFLLLFVTYIMKKMFHLDSVEFTSAYYSNSGNLIVPLVTYILGGKWVVYGCVFMSIQLFFIWSQGKNMISREKGINLKKILLNINMISVFLGVILFFTKIRFPEIINNTLSSVGGMIGPLSMIVTGMLIAEVNLKDIFTNKRVYLVTVLRLIIQPLIALAVINLLGMRGWHPQGDKIILITYLAAITPCASTVTQMCQVYGNDSKYASAINVMTTLLSIITMPVFVYLYQM
- a CDS encoding AAA family ATPase; its protein translation is MLIRFNVKNFLSFFENESGQSEEFSMIAGKVRSKREHIYDNDKIKLLKFAAVYGANASGKSNLVKALNFMKKTIVDGLPKGHTDMYCKTDRANKEKKSYFELEIMLDDKYYAYGFEVILSQSKFVSEWLVELKSDGSEKNIFTRDIENGETEFSSELKRDKKSYEKLKNYAEDIQEDSEVLLLSIMNKNKKTLYEKYNNLKVFRNVYMWIERKLDINYPDRPISDYSYMAKTEKIDEVCKIIKAFGTGITGFQMVDVDPEEIFRMIPNRIKEEILKDVENKKVTVNRMKLKEIGIVMRSNKDFFILNIASNGKVEGKTIKFLHGEENILFNLSEESDGTVRILDLIEVLLSGANKTYVIDELDRCLHPSLTCKFVETYLQLAAERNIQLIVTTHESRLLDFDILRRDEVWFVNKRITGESDIYSLEEYNTRFDQKIDKAYLDGRYGGVPKFSTVFPVKVDE
- a CDS encoding RloB family protein, giving the protein MRERKGSGFGRRSVASESKQAIKKYFLLYEGSDTEVLYFDAIEDMRKEIELNSLIELVPIIRCFSEEGWSNPRKILDRVIQDLKERDTGTISFKTLFDKIIDYFHEKQIIINSKVLKRAIWKTMKQICEEEFEKTLEDIIDDPEFVCNKVLTELGQKYKIDNIIQYIPEIIKFEDLTYEENYDEICLIVDRDKESFIESQYEYVKQKCEEQGFRFCVTNPCFEFWLLMHSEKVFDLDQEKLSENPKVTSKKRYAEYELHKIYPSYKKSNYKAEEFVGNIDTAIKNEKEFCEDIEGLKHSIGSNIGLLIEDMRK